In the genome of Pseudoglutamicibacter cumminsii, one region contains:
- a CDS encoding PDZ domain-containing protein: MSTGMSEVPHAEGPEGRSLSGDQSDPRAPMQAPMRRQRRQRRDGRQRYGAGVQWLSGMAAMVLLVLPFSLPTAYMLEKPGPAVDTVGALDGKDIISVDGRKTYETDSSLALTTVSVIGGPGRQPTGLEALLAWVDPVADMQPQEFYYPLGVTFEQRSRESNLQMTSSQVTAEVAAVKHLGIDFSMETRIVDFAESLNNGVLQANDAVVTVDGQRVSSVTEVQKAVQASKAGDDGGSVELGIVRDGKQMKVTAATKVSSDSGKPSLGVYIAEHPRFPFKVSYAIENIGGASAGTMMALGLIDKLTPGSLAGDTQVAGTGTIDVDGKVGPIAGVAQKIVGARKAGAEVFLTPEQNCPQLKGRVPDGIKAYSMKTLDDAVKILEALEQDKEPDAPQCGI, encoded by the coding sequence ATGAGCACTGGCATGTCTGAAGTCCCGCACGCGGAGGGCCCGGAGGGACGGTCGTTGAGCGGCGACCAAAGCGATCCGCGGGCCCCGATGCAAGCCCCGATGCGTCGGCAGCGGCGGCAGCGCCGCGACGGCCGGCAACGGTATGGCGCGGGCGTCCAGTGGTTGTCGGGCATGGCGGCGATGGTTTTGTTGGTGCTTCCGTTTTCGTTGCCTACCGCGTACATGCTTGAGAAGCCGGGGCCGGCAGTAGACACGGTGGGCGCGCTGGATGGCAAGGACATCATTTCGGTTGATGGCCGTAAGACGTATGAGACGGATTCTTCGCTCGCGCTCACGACCGTGTCGGTTATTGGTGGGCCGGGCCGTCAGCCTACGGGCCTTGAGGCGCTGCTCGCGTGGGTGGATCCGGTTGCGGATATGCAGCCGCAGGAGTTTTATTACCCGCTGGGTGTCACGTTTGAGCAACGTAGCCGCGAGAGCAATCTTCAGATGACGAGTTCCCAGGTGACCGCTGAGGTGGCCGCGGTGAAGCATCTGGGGATCGATTTTTCGATGGAGACGCGCATCGTTGATTTTGCGGAGTCCCTTAACAATGGCGTGCTGCAAGCCAACGATGCGGTGGTCACCGTGGATGGTCAGCGAGTTTCGAGCGTGACTGAGGTCCAGAAAGCGGTCCAGGCCTCCAAGGCGGGAGATGACGGCGGCTCGGTTGAGCTGGGCATCGTACGCGATGGCAAGCAGATGAAAGTCACGGCCGCCACGAAGGTTTCGTCTGATTCGGGTAAGCCGTCTTTGGGTGTTTATATCGCTGAGCATCCGCGGTTCCCGTTCAAGGTTTCGTATGCGATTGAGAACATCGGTGGCGCGTCTGCGGGCACGATGATGGCGTTGGGTTTGATCGATAAGCTCACCCCGGGTTCGTTGGCGGGGGATACGCAGGTGGCTGGCACGGGCACGATCGATGTGGACGGCAAGGTCGGCCCGATCGCTGGTGTTGCCCAGAAGATCGTGGGCGCGCGGAAGGCTGGCGCTGAGGTGTTCCTGACTCCGGAACAAAACTGCCCGCAGCTTAAAGGGCGAGTTCCGGATGGAATCAAGGCGTATTCGATGAAGACCCTGGATGATGCGGTGAAGATCCTCGAAGCGCTCGAGCAAGACAAGGAACCTGACGCACCGCAGTGCGGCATCTAA
- a CDS encoding zinc-dependent metalloprotease: MADDPRSHDDDRENHDNAENNGADNGAGNGAGNGPSDPLSQMFNQLFGGAGPQGFSMHMGPGMGAGMGSGDDDDDHRQQPDFNAIFGQLQHLFGALAQGGSGGPVNWNIATESAQQVLGSDDPKVTGEERHDVEEAAHLADLWLNEVTSFEAPAEQPQVLSRGEWIKKTLPGWQRLTEPVAHRASEAVSQSLNDQMPEEARALLGQAGSFLTSMGSTMFGAQLGQAVGTMASEAIGGTDVGLPMAGRGFTLVPANAKAFGEGLAQPYLEVLLYLALREAATVRLFNSVEWLEDHVVGLVKDFAEGISMNTSAIHEQLDGIDPFDPSSFQEVLSSGMLEPTKTPQQEAALARLETTLALIEGWVDAVVTKAAQRLPSAPALREMIRRRRATGGPKELAFAGLVGLELRPRRARDASAVWEFITQERGDQARDEAWADLANLPTAEDLDDPTGYFERRALLDASDEDFEAAMNAWLDGGGSSSGGSETDGDGPSGDGPNSNGPSGDASDK, translated from the coding sequence ATGGCTGACGATCCACGCTCACACGACGACGACCGCGAAAACCACGACAACGCCGAGAACAACGGCGCTGACAATGGTGCAGGAAACGGCGCTGGCAACGGACCGAGCGACCCGCTAAGTCAGATGTTCAACCAGCTTTTCGGTGGCGCTGGCCCGCAGGGTTTCTCAATGCATATGGGCCCAGGCATGGGTGCTGGCATGGGTTCCGGCGACGACGATGACGATCACCGCCAGCAACCGGACTTCAACGCGATCTTTGGCCAGCTGCAGCACTTGTTTGGGGCGCTGGCTCAGGGCGGCTCTGGGGGCCCCGTGAACTGGAACATCGCGACCGAGTCGGCTCAGCAGGTTCTGGGCAGCGATGATCCGAAGGTCACCGGGGAGGAACGTCACGACGTCGAAGAGGCCGCACACTTGGCTGACCTGTGGCTCAACGAAGTCACCTCCTTCGAGGCACCTGCCGAGCAGCCACAGGTTCTGAGCCGTGGCGAATGGATCAAGAAGACGCTCCCGGGTTGGCAGCGCCTCACGGAACCGGTGGCTCACCGCGCCTCTGAAGCCGTGAGCCAGTCACTCAACGACCAGATGCCGGAAGAGGCCCGCGCACTGCTGGGGCAGGCGGGTTCATTCCTGACGTCGATGGGTTCCACGATGTTCGGTGCGCAGCTCGGCCAAGCTGTGGGCACGATGGCGTCGGAGGCTATCGGTGGAACCGACGTTGGCCTTCCGATGGCGGGCCGCGGTTTCACTTTGGTTCCCGCGAACGCGAAGGCTTTCGGCGAGGGCCTGGCGCAGCCATATCTTGAAGTCCTGCTGTATCTTGCGTTGCGTGAAGCGGCGACCGTGCGCCTGTTCAACTCGGTTGAGTGGCTCGAAGACCACGTGGTGGGGCTCGTGAAGGACTTCGCTGAGGGCATCAGCATGAACACTTCGGCGATCCACGAGCAGCTGGACGGGATCGATCCGTTCGATCCGTCCTCGTTCCAGGAGGTTTTGAGCTCCGGGATGTTGGAGCCAACCAAGACTCCTCAGCAAGAAGCGGCGCTCGCGCGGCTCGAGACCACGCTCGCTCTGATTGAAGGCTGGGTTGATGCTGTGGTGACGAAGGCTGCTCAGCGTTTGCCGTCAGCGCCGGCATTGCGTGAAATGATCCGCCGACGCCGCGCAACCGGTGGCCCTAAGGAACTCGCTTTCGCGGGGCTGGTTGGTTTGGAGTTGCGCCCGCGTCGCGCCCGTGATGCATCCGCTGTGTGGGAGTTCATCACGCAGGAGCGCGGCGACCAGGCTCGCGACGAAGCGTGGGCTGACCTCGCGAACCTCCCGACAGCCGAAGATCTCGATGACCCAACCGGCTACTTCGAGCGCCGCGCGCTACTGGACGCGTCCGACGAAGACTTCGAAGCCGCGATGAACGCGTGGCTTGACGGCGGCGGGTCTAGCAGCGGCGGCAGCGAGACCGACGGCGACGGACCGAGCGGCGACGGGCCAAACAGCAACGGGCCGAGCGGCGACGCATCCGATAAGTAG
- a CDS encoding SprT-like domain-containing protein, whose product MKSEQRITVDDQPVLVRRSSRRWKTVSARWEGGVMCLAVPATLSDKQVESWARKMRKRLGSKPPAARSDEELMRRAEEISREVFDGRGVPSSIRWVTNQRMRWGSATLSTGAVRISHLLEQMPQWVIDYVIGHEMAHLIVPEDGHGRRFKAFERKIPRAAEAKAFLDGVVWARRLGGEEPGGNEPGGNEPGGNEPGGEQV is encoded by the coding sequence GTGAAAAGCGAGCAGCGCATCACCGTAGACGACCAGCCTGTTCTGGTGCGCCGCTCGTCGCGGCGCTGGAAAACCGTGAGTGCGCGGTGGGAAGGCGGCGTTATGTGCCTTGCGGTTCCTGCAACACTGAGCGATAAGCAAGTTGAATCGTGGGCGCGCAAGATGCGGAAGCGGCTTGGTAGCAAGCCACCGGCGGCTCGCTCGGACGAGGAGCTGATGCGGCGCGCTGAAGAGATCTCTCGTGAAGTGTTCGATGGCCGGGGCGTCCCGAGCTCGATCCGTTGGGTTACGAATCAGCGGATGCGGTGGGGATCGGCGACGTTGTCTACCGGCGCGGTGCGAATTTCACATCTGCTTGAGCAGATGCCGCAGTGGGTCATCGACTACGTCATTGGGCACGAAATGGCCCATCTGATCGTTCCCGAAGATGGGCACGGTAGACGGTTCAAGGCGTTCGAGCGCAAGATTCCGCGTGCGGCGGAGGCTAAAGCGTTCCTTGACGGTGTTGTGTGGGCCCGCCGGCTTGGCGGGGAAGAACCCGGCGGAAACGAACCTGGCGGGAACGAACCCGGCGGAAACGAACCCGGCGGGGAACAGGTTTAA